One window of the Burkholderia sp. FERM BP-3421 genome contains the following:
- a CDS encoding LysR substrate-binding domain-containing protein, with the protein MKHSLAARPPLANLETVCIVAHEGSLSAAAEAAGLTHSAISRRVASIENWLGFPLFERHGRGVRLTPDGQRFVARLEQAFAIIDRAADQWRAQRGAEVVRLSVLPSFAKLWLLARLAGLEQGEPRLRIQLQIETRNVDVDAGEADLAIRYGQGAWPGIHAEPFLEETLYPVASRELAQRLAGATDADLLAHPLLHDSDLSGWRAWFAPCGIQLKQRQQDRRFEDYTVVLAAAEAGLGIALARTPLAEAHLRRSGLVRLSPRAVVSPLQYYFVSSRKEMPPQVRVLMARMVEAAREG; encoded by the coding sequence ATGAAGCACAGCTTGGCGGCACGTCCGCCGCTCGCGAACCTCGAAACGGTTTGCATCGTCGCCCATGAAGGCTCGCTCAGCGCGGCCGCCGAGGCGGCCGGCCTCACGCACAGCGCGATCAGCCGGCGCGTCGCCTCGATCGAGAACTGGCTCGGTTTCCCGCTGTTCGAGCGGCACGGCCGCGGGGTGCGGCTGACGCCCGACGGCCAGCGCTTCGTCGCGCGGCTCGAACAGGCCTTCGCGATCATCGACCGCGCCGCCGACCAATGGCGCGCGCAGCGCGGCGCCGAGGTCGTGCGCCTGAGCGTGCTGCCGTCGTTCGCGAAGCTGTGGCTGCTCGCGCGGCTGGCCGGGCTGGAGCAGGGCGAACCGCGCCTGCGGATCCAGTTGCAGATCGAGACGCGCAACGTGGACGTCGACGCCGGCGAGGCGGATCTGGCGATCCGCTACGGGCAAGGCGCGTGGCCGGGCATACACGCCGAGCCGTTCCTGGAGGAGACGCTGTACCCGGTGGCCAGCCGCGAACTGGCGCAGCGTCTGGCCGGCGCGACGGACGCGGACCTGCTCGCGCACCCGCTGCTGCACGACTCCGATCTGTCGGGCTGGCGCGCGTGGTTCGCGCCGTGCGGCATCCAGCTCAAGCAGCGGCAGCAGGACCGCCGCTTCGAGGACTACACCGTCGTGCTCGCCGCCGCCGAAGCCGGGCTCGGCATCGCGCTCGCGCGCACCCCGCTCGCCGAGGCCCATCTGCGGCGCAGCGGGCTCGTGCGGCTCAGCCCGCGCGCGGTCGTCAGCCCGCTGCAGTATTACTTCGTGAGTTCGCGCAAGGAGATGCCGCCGCAGGTGCGGGTGCTGATGGCGCGGATGGTCGAGGCGGCGCGCGAGGGTTGA
- a CDS encoding helix-turn-helix domain-containing protein: MPDNAPVNSTWDLGNLIRAVRLEQDMTRDELASATGLSPKFISQVEAGKPTAQIGKVIFLLNELGIRLFSQSSVAIANETVIKASQRRRSSRGS, encoded by the coding sequence ATGCCAGACAACGCACCCGTCAACTCAACGTGGGATCTTGGAAACCTGATTCGCGCGGTCAGGCTCGAGCAGGACATGACCCGGGATGAATTGGCAAGCGCCACGGGACTCTCGCCAAAGTTCATCAGCCAGGTCGAAGCGGGCAAACCGACCGCACAGATCGGCAAGGTCATCTTCCTGCTGAACGAACTCGGCATTCGTCTTTTCTCACAGTCTTCCGTGGCAATCGCCAACGAGACTGTGATCAAGGCTTCGCAACGTCGCAGGAGCAGCCGTGGCAGCTAG
- a CDS encoding HipA domain-containing protein — protein MAARTLIAYANGLRMGSLTDENGIWSFTYDAQWLDFENAYALSPTFTLRPEPFVDRSSDRPVQWFFDNLLPERGMRTAIARDARLDYADAWGLLAYFGRESAGALTLLPEGEQEANGGMRPLTLEDLERRIQAMPERPLSVTAPKRMSAAGAQQKLLLILDGAAPNYALFEPEGSEPSMHLLKPDMRAAGYPHSAINEFFCMKLAKRMGLDVPEVHFLRAPSACYIIDRFDRDTTQTPPTRLHTIDAMQLLNYDSEIKYERTNAEQIGRAIEKTSTRALTRLSIFRWTVFNVLVGNGDAHLKNLSFFVNTRGYRLTPFYDIVSTVVYHSPTYRPDPPHDHWPHCELTMPLGHAMRFSEIDMAAIVAFGNTLGLKSKAAEIELRRFLDPLDRMLNATRDEVWDIAQPDAGEARLLNSIITMPIGEMSRALLLTRA, from the coding sequence GTGGCAGCTAGAACACTGATTGCTTATGCCAACGGTCTGCGCATGGGCTCACTCACTGACGAGAACGGCATCTGGTCCTTCACCTACGATGCACAGTGGCTCGATTTCGAGAACGCCTATGCCCTCTCGCCCACCTTCACGCTGCGCCCGGAACCCTTCGTCGATCGTTCAAGTGATCGCCCCGTGCAATGGTTCTTCGACAATCTGCTTCCGGAACGAGGCATGCGCACTGCGATTGCACGCGATGCGCGGCTCGATTACGCAGACGCATGGGGTTTGCTCGCTTACTTCGGTCGTGAATCGGCCGGCGCGCTGACGCTGTTGCCGGAAGGCGAACAAGAAGCAAATGGCGGGATGAGACCACTTACTCTCGAAGACCTCGAGCGGCGCATCCAGGCAATGCCTGAGCGTCCGCTAAGCGTGACCGCCCCCAAGCGCATGTCGGCAGCCGGTGCGCAGCAAAAGCTGCTGCTGATTCTCGACGGCGCAGCGCCGAACTACGCGCTCTTCGAGCCGGAAGGCAGCGAGCCATCCATGCATCTGCTCAAACCCGATATGCGAGCCGCCGGCTACCCGCACTCGGCGATCAACGAGTTCTTCTGCATGAAGCTCGCGAAGCGAATGGGGCTCGACGTTCCCGAGGTTCATTTTCTTCGTGCGCCATCGGCGTGCTACATCATCGATCGATTCGATCGGGACACGACGCAGACGCCGCCAACACGATTACATACGATCGATGCGATGCAACTGCTCAACTACGACAGCGAAATCAAGTACGAGAGAACGAACGCCGAACAGATCGGTCGCGCAATCGAAAAGACCAGCACACGCGCGCTGACACGTCTGTCGATTTTCCGGTGGACCGTCTTCAACGTTCTGGTCGGCAATGGCGATGCGCATTTGAAGAACCTATCGTTCTTCGTGAACACACGCGGGTATCGCCTCACCCCCTTCTACGATATCGTCAGTACCGTGGTGTATCACTCACCGACCTATCGGCCCGACCCCCCTCATGACCATTGGCCGCATTGCGAACTCACTATGCCGCTCGGTCATGCAATGCGGTTCTCCGAGATCGACATGGCTGCGATCGTCGCTTTCGGCAATACCCTGGGTCTTAAATCCAAGGCCGCAGAAATCGAACTACGACGCTTCCTCGACCCGCTCGACCGCATGCTCAATGCAACCCGCGATGAAGTTTGGGATATCGCACAACCCGATGCGGGAGAAGCCCGTCTGCTGAATTCCATCATCACGATGCCGATCGGAGAAATGAGTCGCGCATTGCTGCTCACGCGCGCTTGA
- a CDS encoding response regulator, translated as MIKSRVLLVEDEADIRRFVRMALEQEGLDTCEASTAREARLYAASSKPDLVIVDLGLPDDDGKTFIRELRDWSAVPVIVLSARQQEVEKVAALDAGADDYLAKPFGVPELLARARAQLRRAASVSSDGQSSSVVRFGEVVVDLGRHAVTRGGEPVHLTRLEFRLLAALIRGQGGVIAARQLLAEVWGVHDAERVHYVRVYMTNLRQKLEAAPTRPRHLLTELQFGYRLVGLEAVAGRGCCVVGE; from the coding sequence ATGATCAAATCGCGCGTGCTCCTCGTCGAGGACGAGGCGGACATCCGGCGCTTCGTCAGGATGGCGCTGGAACAGGAGGGGCTCGACACCTGCGAGGCGTCGACGGCGCGCGAGGCGCGCCTGTATGCGGCGAGCAGCAAGCCCGATCTCGTGATCGTCGATCTCGGCCTGCCCGACGACGACGGCAAGACTTTCATCCGCGAGTTGCGCGACTGGTCGGCGGTGCCCGTGATCGTGCTGTCGGCGCGGCAGCAGGAAGTGGAGAAGGTCGCCGCGCTCGACGCGGGCGCGGACGACTATCTGGCGAAGCCGTTCGGCGTGCCCGAGCTGCTCGCGCGCGCACGGGCGCAGCTGCGGCGGGCGGCGAGCGTGTCGAGCGACGGACAGTCGTCGTCGGTCGTGCGGTTCGGGGAGGTGGTGGTCGATCTGGGCAGGCATGCGGTGACGCGGGGCGGCGAGCCGGTGCATCTGACGCGGCTCGAATTCCGCCTGCTCGCCGCGCTGATTCGCGGGCAGGGCGGGGTGATCGCCGCGCGGCAGCTGCTGGCCGAGGTGTGGGGCGTTCATGACGCGGAACGCGTGCATTACGTCCGGGTGTACATGACGAACCTGCGGCAGAAGCTTGAGGCGGCGCCGACGCGGCCCCGGCATCTGCTCACCGAGCTGCAGTTCGGGTATCGGCTGGTCGGGTTGGAGGCGGTGGCGGGGAGAGGTTGCTGCGTGGTGGGAGAGTGA
- a CDS encoding DUF4118 domain-containing protein — protein sequence MEDRRARAGHEDSRLRAALRACAGLADRIAGAGPEVWPARYVRPRTHAWLSRHALPLLWATLVCAVATIAASALLRVFDLSNVVMLFLMTVVLIALRLGRLAGAWAALVCVACFDFFFVEPRLSFAVSDTQYVFTFALMLAVALAIGQLAARLRAEARAARANEMRSAALARVAHDLTGAIEIEQIAAVCTGTIAPLLGVHVALVLPDADDRLTPPREAWFVDPAAARWVYDHARGAGRGMPAFERSVALYLPLQAPMRVRGVLALLADAQPIPMAPDDRRLLDALCSSIAMALERVHYVGVAQQTLVKMEGERLRHALLAAVSHDLKTPLTAIRGLAETLEWPERLARGQASGLARGIRNQAEALHGLVVNLLDLARMQSEGVRLNREWHMLDEIVGSALAQGAGVLAGRDVKADLPADLPLIDVDALLIERVLMNLFDNAAKYAGADASVAVRARVADETIVLCVEDDGPGFAARDAERLFEPFERGRRESSISGVGLGLALCRSIVAAHGGSIRALPLEPHGARFEIRLPLGTPPAVEAESRT from the coding sequence ATGGAGGACCGGCGCGCGCGCGCCGGCCACGAGGACAGCCGCCTGCGCGCCGCCCTGCGCGCGTGTGCGGGCCTGGCGGACCGGATCGCGGGCGCGGGCCCCGAGGTCTGGCCCGCGCGCTACGTGCGCCCGCGCACCCATGCATGGCTGTCGCGGCATGCGCTGCCGCTGTTGTGGGCCACGCTCGTGTGCGCGGTCGCGACGATCGCGGCGAGCGCGCTGCTGCGCGTGTTCGACCTGTCGAACGTCGTGATGCTGTTCCTGATGACGGTCGTGCTGATCGCGTTGCGGCTCGGCCGCCTGGCGGGCGCGTGGGCCGCGCTGGTCTGCGTCGCCTGCTTCGATTTCTTCTTCGTCGAGCCGCGCCTGTCGTTCGCGGTGTCCGACACGCAATACGTGTTCACCTTCGCGCTGATGCTCGCGGTGGCGCTCGCGATCGGCCAGCTCGCGGCGCGCCTGCGCGCCGAGGCGCGCGCCGCGCGGGCCAACGAGATGCGTTCGGCGGCGCTGGCGCGCGTCGCGCATGACCTGACGGGGGCGATCGAGATCGAGCAGATCGCGGCGGTGTGCACCGGCACCATCGCGCCGCTGCTCGGCGTGCACGTCGCGCTGGTGCTGCCCGACGCCGACGACCGGCTGACGCCGCCGCGCGAGGCGTGGTTCGTCGATCCGGCGGCGGCGCGCTGGGTCTACGACCACGCGCGCGGCGCAGGGCGCGGCATGCCCGCGTTCGAGCGCTCGGTCGCGTTGTACCTGCCGTTGCAAGCGCCGATGCGCGTGCGCGGCGTGCTCGCGTTGCTCGCCGATGCGCAGCCGATCCCGATGGCTCCCGACGACCGGCGCCTGCTCGATGCGCTGTGCTCGTCGATCGCGATGGCGCTGGAGCGCGTGCACTACGTGGGCGTCGCGCAGCAGACGCTCGTCAAGATGGAAGGCGAGCGGCTGCGCCATGCACTGCTGGCCGCGGTGTCGCATGACCTGAAGACGCCGCTGACCGCGATCCGCGGGCTGGCGGAGACGCTCGAATGGCCGGAGCGACTGGCGCGGGGGCAGGCGTCGGGGCTCGCGCGCGGCATCCGCAACCAGGCCGAGGCGCTGCACGGGCTGGTCGTGAACCTGCTCGACCTCGCGCGCATGCAAAGCGAGGGCGTGCGGCTGAACCGCGAGTGGCACATGCTCGACGAGATCGTCGGCAGCGCGCTCGCGCAAGGGGCCGGCGTGCTGGCCGGGCGCGACGTGAAGGCGGATCTGCCGGCCGACCTGCCGCTGATCGACGTCGACGCGCTGCTGATCGAACGCGTGCTGATGAATCTGTTCGACAACGCCGCCAAGTATGCGGGCGCGGACGCGTCGGTCGCGGTGCGCGCGCGGGTGGCCGACGAGACCATCGTGCTGTGCGTCGAGGACGACGGGCCCGGCTTCGCGGCGCGCGACGCGGAGCGGCTGTTCGAACCGTTCGAGCGCGGCCGGCGGGAGTCGTCGATTTCCGGCGTGGGGCTCGGCCTCGCGCTGTGCAGGAGCATCGTGGCCGCGCATGGCGGGTCGATCCGCGCGCTGCCGCTCGAACCGCACGGCGCGCGTTTCGAGATCCGCCTGCCGCTGGGCACGCCACCCGCCGTCGAAGCGGAGAGCCGGACATGA
- the kdpB gene encoding potassium-transporting ATPase subunit KdpB: MSHIETSINPAAAPISALPPMRRSAILREAFRKLAPRVQLKNPVMFVVYLGSIVTTVLWLQALAGNGDAPAGFIFAVACWLWFTVLFANAAEALAEGRGKAQAEALRATRKRVYAKVLDEPKRYDSTSHRVPSDELAAGSVVLVEAGDTIPADGDVIDGVASVDESAITGESAPVIRESGGDFSSVTGGTRVLSDWIIVKITANPGEAFLDRMIAMVEGAKRGKTPNEIALSILLVALTIIFLLVCVTLLPFSRFSALLNASGATVSLTVLIALLVCLIPTTIGALLSAIGIAGMSRMMRANVLATSGRAIEAAGDVDVLLLDKTGTITLGNREAVHFKPAPGVTERTLAEAALLSSLADGTPEGRSIVALAKQRFALQATAIDGAVTVPFSARTRMSGLDVGARQVRKGAASAIRAHVGAFGIGFPHEVETTVNDIARRGGTPLVVADGAKVLGAIELKDIVKHGIAARFAELRKVGVKTVMITGDNRLTAAAIAAEAGVDDFLAEATPEDKLRLIREHQAKGHLVAMTGDGTNDAPALAQADVAVAMHSGTQAAKEAANMVDLDSNPTKLMQVVEVGKQMIMTRGALTTFSVANDLAKYFAIIPAAFVATYPALGALNVMGLHSPTSAILAAVIFNALIIVALIPLALKGVKYRAEPAEKLLWRNLLIYGVGGIIAPFIGIKLIDMLLTPFV; this comes from the coding sequence ATGTCCCATATCGAAACCTCGATCAATCCGGCGGCCGCGCCGATCAGCGCGCTGCCGCCCATGCGCCGGAGCGCGATCCTGCGCGAGGCGTTCCGGAAACTCGCGCCGCGCGTGCAGTTGAAGAACCCCGTGATGTTCGTCGTCTATCTCGGCAGCATCGTCACCACGGTGCTGTGGCTGCAGGCGCTCGCGGGCAACGGCGACGCGCCGGCCGGCTTCATCTTCGCCGTGGCCTGCTGGCTGTGGTTCACGGTGCTGTTCGCCAACGCGGCGGAGGCGCTGGCCGAAGGGCGCGGCAAGGCGCAGGCGGAAGCACTGCGCGCGACGCGCAAGCGCGTGTACGCCAAGGTGCTCGACGAGCCGAAGCGCTACGACAGCACCAGCCACCGCGTGCCGAGCGACGAGCTGGCCGCCGGCAGCGTGGTGCTGGTCGAGGCCGGCGACACGATCCCGGCCGACGGCGACGTGATCGACGGCGTCGCGTCGGTCGACGAATCGGCGATCACGGGCGAATCCGCGCCGGTGATCCGCGAGTCGGGCGGCGATTTCTCGTCGGTCACGGGCGGCACGCGCGTGCTGTCCGACTGGATCATCGTGAAGATCACCGCGAACCCCGGCGAGGCGTTCCTCGACCGCATGATCGCGATGGTCGAGGGCGCGAAGCGCGGCAAGACGCCGAACGAGATCGCGCTGTCGATCCTGCTGGTGGCGCTGACGATCATCTTCCTGCTGGTCTGCGTGACGCTGCTGCCGTTCTCGCGCTTCAGCGCGCTCCTGAACGCCTCGGGCGCGACGGTGAGCCTGACCGTGCTGATCGCGCTGCTGGTGTGCCTGATCCCGACCACGATCGGCGCGCTGCTGTCGGCGATCGGCATCGCGGGGATGAGCCGCATGATGCGCGCGAACGTGCTCGCGACCTCGGGCCGCGCGATCGAGGCGGCGGGCGACGTCGACGTGCTGCTGCTCGACAAGACCGGCACGATCACGCTCGGCAACCGCGAGGCCGTGCATTTCAAGCCCGCGCCCGGCGTGACCGAGCGCACGCTGGCCGAGGCCGCGCTGCTGTCGTCGCTGGCCGACGGGACGCCCGAGGGGCGCTCGATCGTCGCGCTCGCGAAGCAGCGTTTCGCGCTGCAGGCGACGGCGATCGACGGCGCGGTGACGGTGCCGTTCAGCGCGCGCACGCGCATGAGCGGGCTCGATGTCGGCGCGCGCCAGGTGCGCAAGGGCGCGGCGTCGGCGATCCGCGCGCATGTGGGCGCGTTCGGCATCGGTTTCCCGCATGAGGTCGAGACGACCGTCAACGACATCGCGCGGCGCGGCGGCACGCCGCTCGTGGTGGCCGACGGCGCCAAGGTGCTCGGCGCGATCGAGCTCAAGGACATCGTCAAGCACGGGATCGCCGCGCGCTTCGCGGAATTGCGCAAGGTGGGCGTGAAGACCGTGATGATCACGGGCGACAACCGCCTGACCGCCGCGGCGATCGCGGCCGAGGCCGGGGTCGACGACTTCCTCGCGGAAGCGACGCCCGAGGACAAGCTGCGGCTCATCCGCGAGCATCAGGCGAAGGGCCATCTGGTCGCGATGACGGGCGACGGCACCAACGACGCCCCGGCGCTGGCCCAGGCCGACGTGGCCGTGGCGATGCACAGCGGCACGCAGGCGGCCAAGGAGGCGGCCAACATGGTCGACCTGGACAGCAATCCGACCAAGCTGATGCAGGTCGTCGAGGTCGGCAAGCAGATGATCATGACGCGCGGCGCGCTCACGACCTTCAGCGTGGCCAACGATCTCGCGAAGTACTTCGCGATCATCCCGGCCGCGTTCGTGGCGACTTATCCGGCGCTCGGCGCGCTGAACGTGATGGGGCTGCACAGCCCGACGTCGGCGATCCTGGCGGCGGTGATCTTCAACGCGCTGATCATCGTCGCGCTGATCCCGCTCGCGCTGAAGGGGGTGAAGTACCGGGCCGAGCCGGCCGAGAAGCTGCTGTGGCGCAATCTGTTGATCTACGGCGTGGGCGGTATCATCGCGCCCTTCATCGGCATCAAGCTCATCGATATGCTGCTGACGCCGTTCGTCTGA
- the kdpC gene encoding potassium-transporting ATPase subunit KdpC encodes MAHSNRHTAAVAAPASGSSLMAATRGLVRPVLAASVLFMLVTGLGYPLLTTGVANVLFPAQARGSLVARDGLTVGSAVIGQSFARAGYFHPRPSATVGTDPADASKTVDQPYNAAGSGASNQGAISKKLLGDVAGRVRDYRRQNGLAAGTPVPADAVTASASGLDPEISVANARLQAARVARARGVADGQVAALVARLVLPRQLGVLGEPRVRVLELNLALDRAFGKPAGAR; translated from the coding sequence ATGGCTCATAGCAATCGCCACACGGCGGCCGTCGCCGCGCCGGCATCCGGTTCGTCGTTGATGGCCGCGACGCGCGGCCTCGTCCGGCCGGTGCTCGCCGCGTCGGTGCTGTTCATGCTCGTCACCGGGCTCGGCTATCCGCTGCTCACCACCGGCGTCGCGAACGTGCTGTTTCCCGCGCAGGCGCGCGGCAGCCTCGTCGCCCGCGACGGCCTGACGGTCGGCTCGGCGGTGATCGGGCAGTCGTTCGCGCGCGCCGGGTATTTCCATCCGCGCCCGAGCGCCACGGTCGGCACGGATCCGGCCGATGCCTCGAAGACGGTCGACCAGCCCTACAACGCGGCCGGCAGCGGCGCGAGCAACCAGGGGGCGATCAGCAAGAAGCTGCTCGGCGACGTCGCCGGGCGCGTGCGCGACTACCGCCGGCAGAACGGGCTCGCGGCCGGTACGCCGGTGCCGGCGGATGCCGTGACGGCATCGGCGTCCGGGCTCGATCCCGAGATCTCGGTCGCGAATGCGCGGCTGCAGGCGGCGCGGGTGGCCCGCGCGCGCGGCGTGGCCGACGGACAGGTGGCGGCGCTCGTCGCGCGCCTCGTCCTGCCGCGTCAGCTCGGGGTGCTCGGCGAGCCGCGCGTGCGCGTGCTCGAACTGAACCTCGCGCTCGACCGCGCGTTCGGCAAACCGGCCGGCGCACGGTAA
- the kdpA gene encoding potassium-transporting ATPase subunit KdpA translates to MFNNLIQFAIVLAIMLALVPVVGKWLAHAFTSPRHAWVERRTYALLGVDPDEAMPWQRYGMVLLLSNAGMMLLGYLLLRVQDLLPFDALGRASQSPDLAFNTAASFITNTNWQAYAGESSLSNFSQMAVITFLMVVSAATGVAAAGGFIRGLSRKSAADIGNYWVDFTRVTYRILLPLSFAMALVYVWQGMPQTLAADAWATTLEGARQQIVMGPVASLESIKHIGTNGGGFFSMNAAHPFENPTPLTNTLHMLCMLLIPSALTYALGSMIARRRQGWVLLGAFLVMFVGFLALIYQAEQHGNPLLAGVGVDQQLSATQPGGNMEGKEMRFGIAQTSLFATVTTAATTGSVDAMHDSLTPLGGLVPIVQMMLNNVFGGDGVGLINLFTFAILTVFLVGMMIGRTPEFLGKKIEAREMKLVMLAVLAHPFSILGFTALAALVPATVDSLANLGPHGFSEVLYAYTSGTANNGSAFAGLNANTPFFNTTIGLAMLIGRYLTLLPMLGVAGCLAAKKSIPESAGTLSTSTGLFAGLLVFVILVVGGLTFLPALALGPIVEHLLMTSGQLF, encoded by the coding sequence ATGTTCAATAATCTGATTCAATTCGCGATCGTCCTCGCGATCATGCTGGCCCTCGTGCCCGTGGTCGGGAAGTGGCTGGCGCATGCATTCACGAGCCCGCGCCATGCGTGGGTGGAACGACGGACCTACGCGCTGCTCGGCGTCGATCCCGACGAGGCGATGCCGTGGCAGCGCTACGGCATGGTGCTGCTGCTCAGCAACGCGGGCATGATGCTGCTCGGCTACCTGCTGCTGCGCGTCCAGGACCTGCTGCCGTTCGATGCGCTGGGGCGCGCGTCGCAGAGCCCCGACCTCGCGTTCAACACGGCCGCGTCGTTCATCACGAACACGAACTGGCAGGCCTACGCGGGCGAGAGCAGCCTGTCCAACTTCTCGCAGATGGCCGTCATCACGTTCCTGATGGTGGTCAGCGCCGCGACCGGCGTGGCGGCCGCGGGCGGTTTCATTCGCGGCCTGAGCCGCAAGAGCGCGGCCGATATCGGCAACTACTGGGTCGATTTCACGCGCGTCACCTACCGCATCCTGCTGCCGCTCAGCTTCGCGATGGCGCTCGTGTACGTCTGGCAGGGCATGCCGCAGACGCTGGCCGCCGACGCGTGGGCGACCACGCTGGAAGGCGCGCGCCAGCAGATCGTGATGGGGCCCGTCGCGAGCCTCGAATCGATCAAGCACATCGGCACCAACGGCGGCGGCTTCTTCAGCATGAACGCCGCGCATCCGTTCGAGAATCCGACGCCGCTCACCAACACGCTGCATATGCTGTGCATGCTGCTGATCCCGTCGGCGCTCACCTACGCGCTCGGCAGCATGATCGCGCGCCGGCGTCAGGGCTGGGTACTGTTGGGCGCGTTCCTCGTGATGTTCGTCGGCTTCCTCGCGCTGATCTATCAGGCCGAGCAGCACGGCAATCCGCTGCTCGCCGGCGTGGGCGTCGACCAGCAGCTGAGCGCGACCCAGCCGGGCGGCAACATGGAAGGCAAGGAGATGCGCTTCGGCATCGCGCAGACGAGCCTGTTCGCGACCGTCACGACCGCGGCGACCACCGGCTCGGTCGACGCGATGCATGACTCGCTGACGCCGTTGGGCGGCCTCGTGCCGATCGTGCAGATGATGCTGAACAACGTGTTCGGCGGCGACGGCGTCGGCTTGATCAACCTGTTCACGTTCGCGATCCTGACGGTGTTCCTCGTCGGCATGATGATCGGGCGCACGCCCGAGTTCCTCGGCAAGAAGATCGAGGCGCGCGAGATGAAGCTCGTGATGCTCGCGGTGCTCGCGCATCCGTTCAGCATCCTCGGCTTCACCGCGCTGGCCGCGCTCGTGCCCGCGACCGTGGACAGCCTCGCGAACCTCGGCCCGCACGGCTTCAGCGAGGTGCTGTACGCGTACACGTCGGGCACCGCCAACAACGGCTCCGCCTTCGCGGGCCTGAACGCGAACACGCCGTTCTTCAACACGACGATCGGGCTCGCGATGCTGATCGGCCGCTACCTGACGCTGCTGCCGATGCTCGGCGTCGCGGGGTGCCTGGCCGCGAAGAAAAGCATCCCGGAGAGCGCCGGCACGCTGTCGACCTCGACGGGCCTGTTCGCCGGGCTGCTGGTGTTCGTGATCCTGGTCGTCGGCGGTCTTACGTTCCTGCCCGCGCTTGCGCTCGGTCCGATCGTCGAGCATCTGCTGATGACGAGCGGCCAACTGTTCTGA
- the kdpF gene encoding K(+)-transporting ATPase subunit F — protein MLWIAGALSIGLFIYLFHALIKPERY, from the coding sequence ATGTTGTGGATTGCGGGAGCACTATCAATCGGGCTCTTTATCTATTTGTTCCATGCGTTGATCAAGCCCGAGCGGTATTGA
- a CDS encoding porin — protein sequence MKKAVVGTLSLAVFSVTAHAQSSVTLYGMLDAGIAYTNNQSGKSAWQQGSGLLSNTVFGLSGAEDLGGGLHALFRLESGFNLNNGTQAYKDSMFGRRAYVGLQSDRYGTLTLGRQYDAVVDYLGPLAMANNGDGNNLASHPFDNDNIDDSFYINNALKYTSPTLAGWQFGGLYGLSNAAGGFSNNRAYSLGASYASGPVNLGAAYLQLNRGGLTNGGALSANDAPNFPAARQRVFGVGGSYAFDSLTIGALWTHTMFDDTAASSLSGALNSLRFDNYEVNARYALTSAVSFSGAYTFTNGRYDDAGGGHRPKWHQVTLMADYALSKRTDVYAETVYQHQFGVPSGAPLGFASITGLGASSTNTQVAATVGIRHRF from the coding sequence ATGAAGAAAGCAGTCGTCGGTACCCTCTCCCTCGCCGTGTTCAGCGTCACCGCGCATGCGCAAAGCAGCGTCACGCTGTACGGCATGCTGGACGCGGGCATCGCCTATACCAACAACCAGTCCGGCAAGAGCGCGTGGCAACAGGGCAGCGGGCTGCTGTCGAACACGGTGTTCGGCCTGAGCGGCGCGGAAGATCTCGGCGGCGGCCTGCATGCGCTGTTCCGCCTCGAAAGCGGCTTCAACCTGAACAACGGCACGCAGGCATACAAGGACTCGATGTTCGGCCGGCGCGCCTACGTCGGCCTGCAAAGCGACCGCTACGGCACGCTGACGCTCGGCCGCCAGTACGACGCCGTGGTCGACTACCTCGGCCCGCTCGCGATGGCGAACAACGGCGACGGCAACAACCTCGCCTCGCATCCGTTCGACAACGACAACATCGACGACTCGTTTTACATCAACAACGCGCTCAAATACACGAGCCCGACGCTCGCGGGCTGGCAGTTCGGCGGCCTCTACGGGCTCAGCAACGCGGCCGGCGGCTTCTCGAACAACCGCGCGTACAGCCTCGGCGCATCGTATGCGAGCGGGCCGGTCAATCTCGGCGCGGCCTATCTGCAGCTCAATCGCGGCGGCCTGACGAACGGCGGCGCGCTCTCGGCCAACGACGCGCCGAATTTCCCGGCCGCGCGCCAGCGCGTGTTCGGCGTGGGCGGCAGCTATGCGTTCGACAGCCTGACGATCGGCGCGCTGTGGACGCACACGATGTTCGACGACACGGCCGCGTCGTCGCTGTCCGGTGCGTTGAACTCGCTGCGCTTCGACAACTACGAAGTCAACGCGCGCTATGCGCTGACCTCGGCGGTGTCGTTCTCGGGCGCTTATACGTTCACCAACGGCCGCTACGACGACGCAGGCGGCGGCCATCGTCCGAAGTGGCATCAAGTCACGCTGATGGCCGACTATGCGCTGAGCAAGCGCACCGACGTCTATGCCGAGACGGTCTATCAGCACCAGTTCGGCGTGCCCTCGGGCGCGCCGCTCGGCTTCGCGAGCATCACGGGGCTGGGCGCGTCGTCCACCAACACGCAGGTGGCGGCGACCGTCGGCATCCGGCATCGCTTCTGA